A portion of the Bubalus kerabau isolate K-KA32 ecotype Philippines breed swamp buffalo chromosome 1, PCC_UOA_SB_1v2, whole genome shotgun sequence genome contains these proteins:
- the LOC129642152 gene encoding olfactory receptor 5T3-like → MTNETMVTEFILKGFSDVPELRLISTIFFLFIYLFALLGNISIIAAVTRDSRLHIPMYFFLKNLSFLDMCYTTVIVPKALVNSLMGSEVISFWECMAQLFLFVMLCASECFLLTSMAYDRCLAIYKPLLYGVIMSRKLCTELVMVAWLSGAFYAIFHTINTFSLQFCGPNVIDHFFCDSSPIMRLSCSDSHTNEEIGFVVGGCTILGAFALTIISYVLIIVTIARTHSAGGRWKAFSTCSSHLTTIILFYVTGSIAYLRPTSHYFPLQGRLVSVFYSIVTPSLNPVVYCLRNTDMQAALKKLLVPSK, encoded by the coding sequence atgacaaatgaGACAATGGTAACTGAATTTATTCTAAAGGGCTTCTCAGACGTGCCTGAACTGAGGCTCATTAGCaccatctttttccttttcatctatCTCTTTGCCCTCCTGGGGAACATCTCCATCATTGCAGCTGTAACCAGAGACAGCCGCCTCCACATTCCCATGTATTTCTTTCTGAAGAATCTCTCTTTCTTGGACATGTGCTACACCACAGTCATCGTCCCCAAGGCACTGGTTAACTCACTCATGGGTTCAGAAGTCATCTCCTTTTGGGAATGTATGGCTCAGCTCTTCTTATTTGTAATGCTATGTGCTTCTGAGTGCTTTCTGCTCACCTCCATGGCATATGATCGTTGTTTGGCCATCTACAAGCCTCTCCTTTATGGTGTCATTATGAGCAGAAAACTATGTACAGAGCTTGTTATGGTGGCCTGGTTGAGCGGAGCTTTCTATGCCATCTTTCACACCATCAACACCTTCTCCCTCCAATTCTGTGGGCCTAATGTCATTGACCACTTTTTCTGTGACAGTTCCCCTATCATGAGACTCTCCTGCAGTGACTCCCACACCAATGAGGAAATTGGATTTGTGGTGGGTGGGTGTACTATTCTTGGTGCCTTTGCCCTCACCATCATCTCATATGTTCTCATCATTGTTACCATTGCTCGGACCCACTCTGCTGGTGGCCGCTGGAAGGCCTTTTCCACCTGCTCCTCTCATCTTACTACCATCATTCTGTTTTATGTCACTGGGAGCATTGCTTACTTGAGACCTACTTCTCACTACTTCCCCCTTCAAGGACGGCTAGTGTCTGTGTTTTACTCCATTGTAACACCTAGCCTTAATCCTgttgtttactgtctgagaaaCACAGACATGCAGGCGGCCCTAAAGAAACTATTAGTCCCATCCAAATAG